A genomic stretch from Brucella sp. BE17 includes:
- a CDS encoding DUF1127 domain-containing protein, whose product MNLFRSYNNWRRYRNTVNELSRLSSRELNDLGILPAEIPSIARKAAVR is encoded by the coding sequence ATGAACCTGTTCCGCTCGTACAACAACTGGCGCCGCTACCGCAACACTGTCAACGAACTGAGCCGTTTGAGCTCGCGTGAACTGAATGACCTCGGCATCCTGCCTGCGGAAATTCCGTCCATCGCTCGTAAGGCAGCTGTTCGTTAA
- a CDS encoding FAD/NAD(P)-binding oxidoreductase has translation MNGKCVIIGAGHAGSQAAISLRQEGYAGEIVLINDEPDIPYHKPPLSKSYLKAPQNGGLVLRPESTYRDNAIEMWFGHRVDAVSLADRTLTLDDGRVFDWTQLVFATGAHARIPDLPGIELDGVVTLRRMEEARRIAALMPDVKDVVIIGGGFIGLEMAHSAIALGKNTTLIEAAPRVLARSVAAAISAHVETRSRGAGINLLTGIGVASVEGRNGHVSGVRTLDGALYPADLVVVGTGALPNAELAASAGLSVDNGIVVDENMRTSAEHVYAIGDCVSYDHFHAGRRVRLESVQNATDQAKHAARSIVGRMAPYREVAWFWSDQGDMKLQTAGLSFDADRHIMSGNPDENAFSIFHFAGERLVAVDSINRPADHMIARRFLGAGINPSEADIAAGALRLKALLAVIPKP, from the coding sequence ATGAACGGCAAATGCGTTATTATCGGTGCGGGCCATGCTGGTTCTCAAGCCGCAATCAGTCTGCGTCAGGAAGGTTATGCCGGAGAAATCGTCCTCATTAATGACGAACCGGATATTCCCTATCATAAGCCGCCGCTCTCCAAATCCTATCTCAAGGCGCCCCAAAATGGTGGTCTCGTGCTGCGGCCCGAAAGCACCTATCGCGACAACGCTATCGAAATGTGGTTCGGGCACCGGGTGGATGCTGTATCGCTTGCCGATAGGACGCTCACGCTGGATGATGGCCGCGTTTTTGACTGGACGCAGCTTGTCTTTGCAACAGGCGCGCACGCGCGTATTCCCGATTTGCCGGGCATCGAGCTTGACGGCGTCGTTACCCTGCGGCGCATGGAAGAGGCGCGCCGCATTGCAGCCCTCATGCCGGACGTAAAAGATGTGGTCATCATTGGCGGTGGTTTCATCGGCCTTGAAATGGCACATAGCGCCATTGCGCTGGGCAAGAATACAACCTTGATAGAGGCAGCGCCGCGTGTTCTGGCTCGCTCTGTGGCGGCTGCCATATCGGCGCATGTCGAAACCCGCTCAAGGGGGGCTGGCATAAACCTGCTCACCGGCATCGGCGTGGCTTCGGTCGAAGGCCGCAACGGCCATGTGTCAGGTGTGAGGACACTGGATGGTGCGCTTTATCCGGCTGATCTGGTCGTGGTCGGAACTGGTGCACTGCCAAATGCCGAACTGGCAGCAAGCGCCGGCCTTAGTGTCGATAATGGTATCGTTGTCGATGAAAACATGCGCACATCGGCAGAGCATGTTTATGCCATCGGCGATTGCGTCAGCTACGATCATTTTCACGCTGGACGTCGTGTGCGGCTGGAATCTGTACAAAATGCCACCGATCAGGCCAAACATGCAGCACGCAGCATCGTCGGGCGTATGGCACCGTATCGAGAAGTGGCGTGGTTCTGGTCCGATCAGGGCGACATGAAGCTCCAGACTGCGGGACTGTCGTTCGACGCCGACAGGCATATCATGTCCGGCAATCCAGACGAGAATGCCTTCTCGATTTTCCATTTCGCAGGCGAGAGGCTGGTCGCGGTCGATTCTATCAATCGTCCTGCTGATCACATGATTGCCCGGCGGTTTCTTGGGGCAGGCATTAATCCAAGTGAGGCGGATATCGCCGCTGGCGCGCTGCGGCTCAAGGCATTGTTGGCTGTGATACCAAAGCCCTGA
- the gcvT gene encoding glycine cleavage system aminomethyltransferase GcvT, translating to MGDSTNLKSLPLQDLHQLAKARFGGFAGWNMPITYPLGVMKEHLHTREHVGLFDISHMKLIEVSGPEAAELLAQTCPFDPSILKIGHSKYTFFLNESGGVLDDLIVTRLGDERFMVVANAGNADADIEHLQEAAEGKDVKIDPLDRVFLAIQGPKAESVIADAGLAGGDLTFMTGFEPKANWFMTRSGYTGEDGFEIGLPVDEARELATKLLSDERVEWIGLAARDSLRLEAGLCLHGQDITPETDPVSAGLMWAIAKPVREKDAFSGAKAVLSALEKGASAKRVGLKPEGRQPVRAGADLFDENGRQVGTVTSGGFGPSAGFPVAMGYVEVALATPGTRVFADVRGNKVPVDVHTLPFTPHRYRKG from the coding sequence ATGGGCGATAGCACCAATCTTAAAAGCCTGCCTTTGCAGGACCTGCATCAACTAGCCAAGGCCCGTTTCGGCGGCTTTGCTGGCTGGAACATGCCAATTACCTATCCGTTGGGCGTGATGAAGGAGCATCTTCATACGCGTGAGCATGTAGGGTTGTTTGATATTTCCCACATGAAGCTGATCGAGGTTTCGGGCCCCGAAGCAGCCGAGCTTCTGGCGCAGACCTGTCCGTTCGATCCAAGCATTTTGAAAATCGGTCATTCCAAATATACGTTTTTTCTCAATGAGAGCGGCGGCGTACTCGACGATCTGATCGTTACACGTCTTGGCGATGAACGTTTTATGGTCGTTGCCAATGCAGGAAACGCCGATGCCGATATCGAGCATCTTCAGGAAGCGGCGGAAGGAAAAGACGTCAAAATCGATCCGCTCGACCGGGTGTTTCTGGCAATACAGGGCCCAAAAGCAGAAAGTGTGATTGCGGATGCCGGGCTTGCTGGTGGCGACCTCACCTTCATGACCGGCTTTGAGCCGAAGGCCAACTGGTTCATGACCCGTTCGGGCTATACAGGCGAAGACGGTTTTGAGATCGGTCTGCCTGTTGATGAAGCGCGTGAATTGGCAACAAAACTTCTTTCCGATGAGCGTGTCGAATGGATCGGCCTTGCCGCACGCGACAGCCTGCGCCTTGAGGCTGGCCTTTGCCTGCACGGACAGGATATTACACCGGAAACCGATCCTGTTTCGGCGGGTCTTATGTGGGCGATTGCAAAGCCTGTGCGCGAAAAGGACGCTTTTTCCGGTGCGAAGGCCGTACTCTCGGCGCTTGAAAAAGGCGCAAGCGCCAAGCGCGTCGGTCTTAAACCTGAAGGTCGCCAGCCGGTGCGCGCAGGTGCTGATCTTTTTGACGAAAATGGCCGTCAGGTCGGTACCGTCACATCGGGCGGCTTTGGTCCGTCCGCTGGTTTCCCGGTTGCCATGGGCTATGTCGAGGTCGCTCTCGCCACCCCTGGTACACGTGTTTTTGCGGATGTTCGCGGCAACAAGGTGCCTGTCGACGTCCACACACTTCCATTTACACCGCATCGCTATCGCAAAGGATAA
- a CDS encoding response regulator has protein sequence MKRILLAEDDNDMRRFLVKALEKAGYHVTNFDNGASAYERLQEEPFSLLLTDIVMPEMDGIELARRASEIDPDLKIMFITGFAAVALNPDSDAPRDAKVLSKPFHLRDLVNEIEKMLIAA, from the coding sequence ATGAAAAGAATTCTTCTTGCTGAAGACGATAATGATATGCGGCGCTTTCTCGTCAAGGCGTTGGAAAAAGCTGGTTATCATGTGACCAACTTCGATAATGGCGCCAGCGCCTATGAACGATTGCAGGAAGAGCCGTTTTCGCTGCTGTTGACCGACATCGTGATGCCGGAAATGGACGGTATAGAACTTGCGCGCCGTGCAAGCGAAATCGATCCCGACCTGAAGATCATGTTCATCACAGGTTTTGCAGCAGTGGCACTCAATCCCGATTCGGATGCCCCACGGGATGCCAAGGTGCTTTCCAAGCCATTTCACCTGCGTGATCTGGTGAATGAAATCGAAAAAATGCTGATCGCCGCTTAA
- a CDS encoding autotransporter outer membrane beta-barrel domain-containing protein — MTNWNGSSLPQNGANSVVTINSLEHNPSVATGVSFTGRTLNIATDAATSGALELKGNSAFQLQGVNVGSLGSGKLTIADSTLTSVGSVTVGSTGYGEITVSGADAKLSITGISSHLNIGNRANGHGRVEIRAGATLETSNVSLGNLTGAGDLIVNGSGSKLVINSRDLSAVGRTGNVTIEVSDGGLIDIKGDPTNPDTRGLLQLGSNAGTMTDLLITGENSQVTTTGNGLIAEFGRVNARVENKGLLDIGNHLLVGIGVGDLNISGNSIVKAAGDTVIGYNLGRGVVTVRDNSRLISGGEIYIAQGDNTLGILNIGGTADAAAAQAGFLEVAAIHFGTGDGRLVFNHTADTQSGAYEFTQQLDGAGAIEHYSGLTRFSSPDNAAFTGTTHVFGGTMRIDGALGGAITVEENGRLQGIGSVGSVHNHGVIAPGNSIGTLTINGDYIGRGGFLEVEAVLGNDNSLTDRLVVTGNTSGETNVVVKNVGGTGMATTEGIRIIEVGGNSEGNFSLLSDYIHNGENAVVAGAHAYKLRQGSASSSDDGDWYLRSEVQTVDPIDPTDPVNPTDPIDPAEPVDPVSPPSKPLYQAGVPTYESYAQSLLGLNGVSTLQQRVGNRLWAGYGNRVVAQGSDPVGTPYAAPEEAGVAIDGNGVWGRIEGAHNSIKPRFTTSSTDYDQNILKLQAGLDSMLAETESGKLIGGVTVHYAHGKTKTRSVHGDGEISTDGYGFGGTLTWYGENGFYLDGQAQATWYRSDLSSTLANATLVDGNDGFGYAMSLEGGKRIAIDPLWSLTPQAQLVYSSIDFDAFTDTFGSRVSIDRGDSLQGRLGLTLDHESSWQNANGQLDRAHVYGIANLYYELLKGTKVDVAGVSFASEQDRLWGGLGIGGSYNWNDDKYSIYGEGVVNTSLNNFGDSYSVKGQAGFRVKW, encoded by the coding sequence GTGACAAATTGGAACGGTAGTTCTCTGCCGCAAAATGGTGCCAATAGTGTGGTCACGATCAATAGCTTGGAACATAATCCATCTGTTGCGACGGGCGTTTCTTTTACAGGTCGTACACTGAATATAGCCACCGATGCCGCGACAAGCGGTGCGTTGGAGCTTAAGGGAAACTCGGCTTTCCAATTGCAAGGCGTTAATGTCGGTAGCCTAGGCTCAGGAAAGCTTACGATTGCCGATTCCACACTAACAAGTGTTGGAAGCGTCACTGTTGGCAGTACTGGATATGGTGAGATAACTGTCTCAGGGGCAGATGCCAAGTTGTCGATAACGGGTATAAGCTCGCATCTCAATATTGGCAATCGCGCAAATGGTCATGGTCGCGTTGAGATCAGGGCAGGGGCGACTTTAGAAACGTCGAACGTTTCACTGGGAAATTTGACGGGCGCGGGTGATCTGATTGTCAACGGCTCAGGCTCTAAGCTGGTCATTAACAGCCGTGATTTATCTGCAGTGGGCCGAACGGGAAATGTTACGATAGAAGTCAGTGATGGCGGATTGATAGATATCAAAGGCGATCCAACAAATCCTGATACACGTGGCCTTTTGCAACTGGGCAGCAATGCCGGAACGATGACCGATTTGTTGATTACTGGTGAAAATTCACAAGTGACAACCACAGGGAATGGTTTGATTGCGGAATTTGGCAGGGTGAATGCCCGTGTGGAAAATAAAGGGCTGCTTGATATTGGAAACCATCTTTTGGTTGGTATCGGTGTCGGCGATTTAAACATAAGCGGCAATAGTATAGTTAAAGCTGCTGGCGATACTGTAATTGGTTATAATCTTGGGCGTGGAGTTGTGACGGTACGTGACAACAGCAGGCTCATCAGCGGCGGAGAAATATATATAGCTCAAGGAGATAATACCTTAGGCATTCTGAATATCGGTGGTACGGCGGATGCAGCCGCTGCCCAGGCCGGCTTTTTGGAGGTCGCTGCAATCCATTTTGGTACAGGGGATGGTCGGCTGGTTTTCAATCATACAGCAGATACGCAAAGCGGTGCCTATGAGTTTACGCAACAGCTCGACGGGGCTGGAGCTATTGAGCATTATTCTGGCCTGACACGATTTTCCTCACCTGACAATGCTGCGTTTACTGGAACGACGCATGTTTTTGGTGGCACGATGCGTATAGATGGGGCGCTTGGTGGTGCTATTACGGTCGAGGAAAATGGTCGACTGCAAGGTATTGGAAGTGTTGGTTCGGTGCACAATCATGGCGTTATTGCCCCCGGCAATTCAATTGGTACGCTGACGATTAATGGCGACTATATAGGGCGGGGTGGTTTTCTAGAAGTCGAAGCTGTGCTTGGTAATGATAACTCCCTCACCGACAGACTCGTTGTTACCGGCAATACCTCGGGTGAAACGAATGTCGTTGTCAAAAATGTCGGCGGCACCGGAATGGCTACGACCGAAGGCATCCGGATCATTGAGGTCGGCGGCAATTCGGAAGGAAACTTCAGTCTTTTAAGTGATTATATTCATAACGGTGAAAATGCCGTAGTCGCAGGCGCTCACGCTTACAAGCTGCGTCAGGGCAGCGCGAGTTCATCGGACGACGGCGATTGGTATCTGCGTTCCGAGGTTCAGACGGTCGATCCCATAGACCCAACAGATCCCGTAAATCCAACAGATCCGATAGACCCAGCAGAACCGGTCGATCCGGTTTCCCCTCCTTCCAAGCCGCTTTATCAGGCAGGTGTTCCGACGTATGAAAGCTATGCGCAGTCTTTGCTTGGCCTGAACGGTGTTTCCACGCTGCAACAGCGTGTTGGCAACCGTCTCTGGGCGGGCTATGGCAATCGCGTGGTTGCGCAAGGGTCTGACCCGGTCGGCACCCCCTATGCAGCGCCCGAGGAAGCAGGCGTTGCCATTGACGGCAATGGCGTGTGGGGCCGTATTGAAGGCGCACATAATAGTATCAAGCCGCGCTTCACCACCTCCTCCACCGATTATGACCAGAATATCCTGAAGCTGCAGGCCGGTCTTGATAGCATGCTGGCAGAGACGGAAAGCGGCAAGCTGATCGGTGGCGTCACGGTTCATTACGCCCATGGCAAGACCAAGACCAGATCCGTCCATGGCGATGGTGAAATCTCCACCGATGGCTACGGCTTTGGCGGCACGCTGACATGGTATGGCGAAAATGGCTTCTATCTCGACGGTCAGGCACAGGCGACATGGTACAGAAGTGATCTGAGTTCGACGCTTGCCAATGCAACACTTGTCGATGGCAATGACGGCTTTGGCTATGCAATGTCGCTCGAAGGCGGCAAGCGCATTGCGATTGATCCGCTCTGGTCGCTCACACCGCAGGCACAGCTTGTCTATTCCAGCATCGATTTCGATGCCTTCACAGACACTTTCGGTTCAAGGGTGAGCATCGATCGCGGTGACAGCCTGCAAGGTCGTCTTGGTTTGACGCTAGATCATGAAAGTTCATGGCAAAATGCCAATGGCCAGCTTGATCGTGCGCATGTCTATGGCATTGCCAATCTCTATTACGAGCTCCTCAAAGGGACGAAGGTGGATGTTGCGGGCGTAAGCTTTGCCAGTGAGCAGGATCGTCTCTGGGGCGGGCTTGGCATTGGCGGTTCCTATAACTGGAACGACGACAAGTACTCGATCTATGGCGAAGGTGTCGTCAATACCAGCCTTAACAACTTTGGCGACAGCTATTCCGTCAAGGGACAGGCAGGTTTCAGGGTGAAGTGGTGA
- the gcvH gene encoding glycine cleavage system protein GcvH, which yields MANTLFTEDHEWIAVEGGVATVGITVHAQEQLGDLVFVDLPDVGRKVTKGEGVVVVESVKAASDVYAPVDGEVVEVNDAVASDPALVNQASESDGWLFKLKLSDEGQLSGLMDKAGYDALVG from the coding sequence ATGGCCAATACCCTGTTCACCGAAGATCATGAATGGATTGCCGTTGAAGGTGGCGTCGCCACTGTCGGCATCACGGTCCACGCACAGGAACAACTCGGCGATCTGGTTTTCGTCGATCTGCCGGACGTGGGTCGCAAGGTCACAAAAGGCGAAGGCGTTGTGGTGGTGGAATCGGTTAAGGCCGCTTCCGATGTCTATGCGCCGGTCGATGGCGAAGTGGTCGAAGTCAACGACGCCGTTGCTTCCGATCCCGCTCTCGTCAATCAGGCATCCGAAAGTGACGGCTGGCTGTTCAAGCTTAAGCTTTCTGATGAAGGTCAGCTTTCGGGCCTCATGGACAAAGCCGGTTACGACGCGCTTGTAGGATAA
- a CDS encoding antifreeze protein, which translates to MKKAALAFAVFATTVAGFSIPSYAASAAPLVEVQYHGERQRPSRDYRPDDRRPGWDRPDRRSDWGKRQVISPRGVKRTLERRGYAVGDIRLQRGSYAVRATRPNGRRVIVSVDAYSGRIINERRVARR; encoded by the coding sequence ATGAAAAAAGCAGCCCTTGCCTTTGCAGTTTTCGCCACCACCGTCGCCGGTTTTTCTATTCCTTCCTATGCTGCCAGCGCGGCTCCGCTCGTGGAAGTTCAGTATCATGGAGAGCGCCAGCGCCCGTCGCGTGATTATCGTCCTGACGATCGCCGTCCCGGCTGGGACCGCCCGGATCGTCGCTCCGATTGGGGCAAGCGCCAAGTGATCAGCCCGCGTGGTGTTAAACGTACGCTTGAGCGTCGCGGCTATGCGGTCGGCGACATCCGCCTGCAGCGCGGCAGCTATGCCGTACGCGCAACGCGGCCCAACGGACGCCGCGTCATTGTAAGCGTCGATGCCTATTCAGGGCGTATCATCAATGAACGTCGCGTCGCACGGCGCTAA
- a CDS encoding N-formylglutamate amidohydrolase, whose translation MSLERDFSLVAPFAVNAPAQQRIPFVFNSPHSGRNYPATFLEASRLDSHAIRYSEDCYTDELFASVVRLGAPLLKAHFPRAFLDVNREPYELDPRMFDETLPPFVNSQSARVAGGLGTVPRLVGEGQMIYPGRIALEEAFYRIEELYKPYHKKLETLLQSTRRQFGYAVLIDCHSMPGGIRPGEVGARPDFIIGDRFGRSCNERLTQAAIGLLRELGYSVAHNKPYAGGFITEHYGRPAAACHALQIEINRSLYINEQSLEKLPGFAALCADLYQFLGDLTSLPDDLFIVPPLAAE comes from the coding sequence ATGAGTTTAGAGCGTGATTTTAGTCTGGTAGCGCCTTTTGCGGTTAACGCCCCGGCGCAACAGCGTATTCCGTTCGTTTTCAATTCACCCCATAGCGGGCGTAATTATCCAGCCACCTTTCTCGAAGCGTCGCGTCTCGACAGCCATGCGATCCGCTATTCGGAAGATTGCTATACCGACGAACTATTCGCATCGGTGGTTCGGCTTGGCGCACCTTTGCTCAAGGCGCATTTTCCCCGCGCGTTTCTCGATGTGAATCGCGAGCCTTATGAGCTCGATCCACGTATGTTTGACGAAACGTTGCCGCCATTCGTCAATAGTCAGTCGGCGCGCGTTGCGGGCGGGCTTGGCACGGTGCCACGCCTTGTGGGCGAAGGGCAGATGATCTACCCGGGGCGGATCGCGCTCGAAGAAGCCTTCTATCGCATAGAAGAGCTTTACAAGCCCTATCACAAGAAGCTGGAAACATTGCTGCAATCGACCCGCCGACAGTTCGGTTATGCGGTTCTGATCGATTGCCATTCGATGCCCGGCGGAATCCGACCCGGAGAAGTCGGTGCACGGCCGGATTTCATCATCGGGGACCGGTTCGGGCGTTCCTGTAATGAAAGGCTTACGCAGGCGGCCATCGGGCTCTTGCGCGAACTCGGCTATTCGGTCGCGCACAACAAGCCCTACGCGGGTGGTTTCATCACCGAGCATTACGGGCGCCCGGCCGCTGCCTGCCACGCCTTGCAGATCGAAATAAACCGCAGCCTTTATATTAATGAGCAGAGCCTTGAAAAATTGCCGGGCTTTGCGGCGCTTTGCGCGGACCTTTACCAGTTTCTGGGGGATCTCACCTCGCTGCCCGACGATCTTTTTATCGTGCCGCCGCTTGCCGCTGAGTAG
- the hisN gene encoding histidinol-phosphatase — translation MLIDKAFFSKLADVAAAQTLPRFRQLTEIDNKYSVGFDPVTEADRAAERAIRTLINEEFPDHGILGEEYGAENIDRRNVWVIDPIDGTRAFISGLPVWGTLVGLMVDGDACAGMMSQPFTGELFYSDGEASYLVRGDESRRLSVRKGASLSDATLFTTTPAMFRGEDRRNFDRLENAVRLSRYGVDCYAFSMLAGGFADIVVEAGLQPYDIVALIPLIEQAGGVITRRDGGPAEAGGDIVAAASRDLHAAALDLLNS, via the coding sequence TTGCTGATCGACAAGGCATTTTTTTCCAAATTGGCGGATGTGGCAGCCGCACAGACATTGCCGCGATTTCGTCAACTGACGGAAATCGACAACAAATACAGCGTGGGATTCGATCCGGTAACGGAAGCCGACCGAGCAGCAGAGCGTGCGATTCGTACTTTGATCAATGAAGAATTTCCAGACCATGGCATTCTGGGAGAGGAATATGGCGCGGAAAACATTGACCGTAGGAACGTCTGGGTGATCGATCCGATTGATGGCACGCGCGCATTCATTTCTGGCCTGCCGGTATGGGGCACACTTGTCGGACTGATGGTAGATGGTGATGCCTGTGCCGGAATGATGTCGCAGCCTTTCACCGGCGAGTTGTTCTATAGCGACGGCGAGGCAAGCTATCTGGTGCGTGGTGATGAGTCCCGACGTCTTTCGGTGCGCAAGGGTGCTAGCCTTTCCGATGCGACGCTTTTCACCACGACACCGGCGATGTTTCGCGGTGAGGATCGCAGGAATTTTGACCGGCTGGAAAACGCGGTTCGACTGTCGCGATATGGTGTCGACTGCTATGCCTTCTCGATGCTGGCTGGCGGTTTCGCCGATATTGTCGTGGAGGCGGGATTGCAACCCTACGATATTGTGGCTCTGATCCCGCTAATCGAGCAGGCAGGGGGCGTTATCACACGCCGCGACGGCGGCCCCGCTGAAGCAGGCGGCGACATCGTTGCAGCAGCCTCGCGGGACCTGCATGCGGCGGCGTTGGATCTGCTCAATAGCTGA
- a CDS encoding alpha/beta hydrolase, with protein sequence MPELLFETVANPIPPGIKSGFFTHDREKPGNLQKTLRYAALRPQTTPVRGTVIVLQGRNEFIEKYFETMSDLAARGFAVATFDWRGQGGSHRLLRDRLRGYIRRFDNYTDDLDLFLKEIVLPDYPAPYYILGHSSGALVALASMHKLTSRITRMVLCAPLMGLHSPRLSDDTLRRAASALRYMGFGRLYATGGRKLLTRPFAGNPLTSDPLRFARNMEIAGAYPDLALGGPTVRWIWGALEAAHRINQPQFTEQGLAVPSLIIAAGGDSVVSTPTLERFALRTRNVSLTTIDGARHELLQEADFYRAQLWAAFDAFIPGSSDVEILPGMLEPAISGC encoded by the coding sequence ATGCCGGAACTGCTTTTCGAAACCGTTGCAAATCCTATTCCGCCCGGAATAAAGTCGGGTTTTTTTACCCATGACAGGGAAAAGCCGGGGAATTTACAAAAGACACTGCGTTATGCCGCGTTGCGTCCACAGACCACGCCAGTACGAGGCACAGTAATCGTGCTGCAGGGGCGCAACGAATTCATCGAAAAATATTTCGAAACAATGTCGGATCTCGCGGCGAGAGGCTTTGCCGTGGCAACCTTCGATTGGCGGGGTCAGGGCGGATCGCATCGCCTTTTGCGTGACCGCCTACGAGGCTACATTCGTCGTTTCGACAATTATACGGATGATCTCGATCTTTTCCTTAAAGAAATCGTGCTGCCCGATTATCCTGCCCCCTATTACATTCTCGGGCATTCTTCCGGCGCTCTGGTCGCGCTGGCCTCAATGCACAAACTCACCTCACGCATCACCCGCATGGTTCTGTGCGCACCATTGATGGGACTACATAGCCCACGATTAAGCGACGACACATTGCGGCGCGCGGCTTCGGCATTGCGCTATATGGGGTTTGGCCGGCTATATGCGACCGGCGGGCGCAAGCTCCTTACGCGTCCTTTTGCGGGAAATCCCCTTACCAGCGATCCGTTACGTTTTGCACGGAATATGGAAATAGCCGGAGCCTATCCAGACCTGGCGCTCGGGGGTCCGACAGTGCGCTGGATTTGGGGTGCGTTGGAAGCCGCGCACCGCATCAACCAGCCGCAATTTACCGAGCAAGGGCTGGCCGTTCCTTCCCTCATCATTGCGGCGGGCGGTGATAGCGTCGTTTCAACGCCAACACTTGAGCGGTTTGCTTTACGCACCCGCAATGTGTCCCTGACCACGATTGACGGCGCGCGCCACGAATTGTTGCAGGAAGCCGATTTCTACCGTGCACAATTATGGGCAGCTTTCGATGCCTTCATTCCCGGATCGTCCGATGTCGAAATCCTACCGGGAATGCTTGAGCCAGCCATCTCCGGCTGCTGA
- a CDS encoding Hsp20 family protein has product MRHVDFSPLYRSTVGFDRLFTMLDTLASPEGSQAYPPYNIERTAEDTYRITMAVAGFSESELDIEAHRNQLTVKGQKAEDDASETGEVLYRGIASRAFERRFQLADFVEVAGASLKNGLLHIDLKREIPEQMKPRKIEVGKLRGEGAQQIEAKTAH; this is encoded by the coding sequence ATGCGTCACGTAGATTTTTCACCACTTTATCGTTCCACGGTCGGTTTTGACCGCCTCTTTACCATGCTTGATACGCTGGCTTCGCCCGAGGGCAGTCAGGCCTATCCGCCTTATAATATCGAGCGTACGGCTGAGGATACCTATCGCATCACCATGGCGGTTGCCGGTTTTTCCGAAAGCGAACTCGATATCGAGGCGCATCGCAACCAGCTGACCGTCAAGGGCCAGAAGGCAGAAGATGATGCCTCGGAGACTGGCGAGGTGCTTTATCGCGGTATTGCGTCGCGCGCTTTCGAGCGTCGTTTCCAGCTCGCCGATTTCGTCGAGGTCGCAGGCGCAAGCCTGAAGAACGGCCTTCTGCATATCGATCTCAAGCGTGAAATTCCCGAACAGATGAAACCGCGCAAGATTGAAGTCGGCAAACTCAGAGGCGAGGGTGCACAGCAGATCGAAGCGAAAACTGCACACTAA